A genomic stretch from Achromobacter spanius includes:
- a CDS encoding di-heme oxidoredictase family protein has translation MKLVLAAVLAASAHAGAAATEVTAGRDDLTPEDQKRVTAITAPTRDFSKVESFETMQAGAATTDKLINADIFSHPSANISFEGRQEFLVGNGLFRKDWVSAPASTQASDGLGPLFNARSCQACHTKDGRGTVPGFDPLERTDAVALLLRLAVPHGPDRGHPKLAPGEIAELPEPVYGVQLQNFAVAGLPAEGRMEIEYEPIPVALNGGETATLMKPTYRIENPGYGPMRADTQISPRLAPPMIGLGLLESIHEADILANVGADKRDGIVGKPNWVTDARTGKRALGRFNLKAGQPTVEQQSAAAFSNDMGLSTPMFPKHSGDCTPAQKPCLDMPHGAQPRFGPEEVPAKLMDFVTTYSTNLAVPQRRDADDARVLAGKKLFYEANCVACHVPKYVTSRNARQPEHRFQLIWPYTDMLVHDMGDDLADGVSDGQANGREWRTPPLWGIGLTKTVNPSATWLHDGRARTLLEAVLWHGGAGKPSRDRVVAMTPDERADLIRFLESL, from the coding sequence GTGAAACTCGTACTAGCCGCCGTACTGGCGGCGTCGGCTCACGCCGGCGCCGCCGCCACTGAAGTGACTGCCGGGCGTGATGACCTCACGCCCGAAGACCAAAAGCGCGTCACCGCCATCACCGCCCCCACGCGCGATTTTTCAAAGGTCGAATCCTTTGAAACCATGCAGGCGGGCGCCGCGACCACCGACAAACTGATCAACGCCGATATCTTTTCCCATCCCTCGGCGAATATCAGCTTTGAAGGCCGCCAGGAATTCCTGGTTGGCAATGGCCTGTTCCGCAAGGACTGGGTGTCGGCGCCGGCCTCGACGCAGGCGTCCGACGGCCTGGGCCCGCTATTCAACGCGCGCTCATGCCAGGCCTGTCATACCAAGGACGGACGCGGCACCGTGCCCGGGTTCGATCCTTTGGAACGCACGGACGCCGTGGCGCTGCTGCTGCGCCTGGCCGTGCCACACGGCCCCGACCGTGGCCACCCCAAGCTGGCCCCGGGTGAAATCGCCGAGCTGCCCGAACCCGTGTACGGCGTGCAGTTGCAGAACTTCGCGGTGGCGGGGCTGCCCGCCGAAGGCCGCATGGAGATCGAATACGAGCCTATTCCGGTGGCCTTGAATGGCGGCGAAACCGCCACGCTGATGAAGCCCACCTACCGTATCGAAAACCCCGGCTACGGCCCGATGCGCGCCGACACGCAGATCTCGCCACGCCTGGCGCCGCCCATGATCGGCCTGGGCTTGCTGGAATCCATCCACGAAGCCGACATCCTGGCCAATGTGGGGGCGGACAAGCGCGATGGCATCGTCGGCAAGCCCAACTGGGTGACCGATGCGCGCACCGGTAAGCGCGCGCTGGGGCGCTTCAATCTGAAGGCCGGCCAACCCACCGTCGAACAGCAGAGCGCCGCGGCGTTCTCCAACGACATGGGCTTGTCCACGCCGATGTTCCCCAAGCATTCGGGCGATTGCACGCCCGCGCAGAAACCGTGCCTGGACATGCCGCACGGGGCGCAGCCGCGCTTTGGCCCGGAAGAAGTGCCGGCCAAGCTGATGGACTTCGTCACCACCTATTCCACCAACCTGGCCGTGCCGCAACGCCGCGACGCGGACGACGCGCGCGTGCTGGCGGGCAAGAAACTGTTCTACGAAGCCAATTGCGTGGCGTGCCACGTGCCCAAGTACGTGACGAGCCGCAACGCCAGGCAGCCGGAGCATCGCTTCCAACTGATCTGGCCCTACACCGACATGCTGGTGCACGACATGGGCGACGACCTGGCCGATGGCGTGTCCGACGGCCAGGCCAATGGCCGCGAATGGCGCACGCCGCCGCTGTGGGGCATCGGCCTGACCAAGACCGTGAACCCGTCGGCCACCTGGCTGCATGACGGACGTGCCCGCACCTTGCTGGAAGCCGTGCTGTGGCATGGTGGCGCGGGCAAGCCCTCGCGCGACCGGGTGGTGGCCATGACGCCTGACGAGCGCGCCGATCTGATCCGTTTCCTGGAGTCGCTGTAA
- a CDS encoding ABC transporter permease: MTATSATPTTPVATPTKAPPRKFDGSRLLPLIGPLALFVIWDLVVRLQLVSPVLLPTPSATIVALVKGLAGGPLLWDFLSSLNRTLQAFVIAGVIGVPLGVLLGSNEKAYRSVEFLVDFFRSTPSSALIPLFLMIFGVTDMNKIAIAAFAAVLVILFNSAYGVINARKQRVMAARVMGASRWQIFKDVLIWESLQPTFVGLRSGVSMALVIVIVAEMFIGSDSGLGNRIINSQQVLNVREMYASILAAGALGYVLNILFLVLEKRVVHWSGR, translated from the coding sequence ATGACAGCAACGTCTGCAACGCCCACAACGCCCGTGGCCACCCCCACGAAGGCGCCGCCCCGCAAGTTCGACGGCTCGCGCTTGCTGCCGCTGATCGGCCCCTTGGCGCTCTTCGTCATCTGGGACCTGGTTGTGCGCCTGCAACTGGTCAGCCCCGTGCTCTTGCCCACTCCCAGCGCCACCATCGTGGCCTTGGTGAAGGGCCTGGCGGGCGGCCCGCTGCTGTGGGACTTCCTGTCGTCCTTGAACCGCACGCTGCAAGCCTTCGTCATTGCCGGCGTCATCGGCGTGCCGCTGGGCGTGCTTCTGGGCAGCAATGAAAAAGCGTATCGCAGCGTGGAGTTCCTGGTGGACTTCTTCCGTTCCACGCCGTCGTCCGCGCTGATCCCGCTGTTCCTGATGATCTTCGGCGTTACCGACATGAACAAGATCGCCATCGCGGCGTTCGCGGCCGTGCTGGTGATTCTGTTCAACAGCGCCTATGGCGTCATCAACGCGCGCAAGCAGCGCGTGATGGCGGCCCGCGTGATGGGCGCATCGCGCTGGCAGATCTTCAAGGACGTGCTGATCTGGGAAAGCCTGCAACCCACGTTCGTCGGCTTGCGCAGCGGTGTGTCGATGGCGCTGGTGATCGTGATCGTGGCCGAGATGTTCATCGGGTCCGACAGCGGCCTGGGCAACCGCATCATCAATTCGCAGCAGGTGCTGAACGTGCGCGAGATGTATGCGTCGATCCTGGCGGCGGGCGCCCTGGGCTATGTGCTGAACATTCTTTTTCTTGTGCTGGAAAAGCGCGTGGTCCATTGGAGCGGCCGATAA
- a CDS encoding Bug family tripartite tricarboxylate transporter substrate binding protein: MNTARALLAAAATACVCTSLPATAADYPDKPVRVIVAFTAGGTTDTLTRSVSNVLAKQLGQSFVVENKPGAGGNIGTEFVVRAAPDGYTLIVNSVGPIAVNSSLTKLSFDPLTDLLPIVQLATVPNVLVVPPSSPAKDIKGFLKYVKEAKQLNYSSTGVGTSSHLASYMLMDQLGVEATHVPYKGADAVNDLLAGRIDFMFATIPSVIGQIRAGKLRPLAVSTLQRSATLPDLPTIAESGYPGFDAGSWFGFFAPKGTPPAVVTTINREVNAALPGLQTQMVNEGAEPVGGTPAQFATFIKQEHDKWAALVRKFQPNPN; encoded by the coding sequence ATGAACACTGCCCGAGCCCTGCTCGCCGCCGCAGCGACGGCCTGCGTCTGTACCTCACTGCCCGCGACCGCCGCGGACTACCCCGACAAACCCGTCCGGGTCATCGTCGCATTCACCGCCGGCGGCACCACCGACACGCTGACGCGCAGCGTCTCCAATGTGCTGGCCAAGCAATTGGGCCAGTCCTTCGTGGTGGAAAACAAGCCCGGCGCCGGCGGCAATATCGGCACGGAATTCGTGGTGCGCGCCGCCCCCGACGGCTACACGCTGATCGTCAATTCCGTGGGGCCCATCGCCGTCAATTCCTCGCTGACCAAGCTGTCCTTCGACCCGCTGACCGACCTGCTCCCCATCGTGCAGCTTGCCACGGTGCCCAACGTGCTGGTGGTGCCGCCATCGTCGCCCGCCAAGGACATCAAGGGTTTTCTGAAATACGTCAAAGAAGCCAAGCAACTGAACTACAGCTCCACCGGGGTGGGCACGTCATCACACCTGGCCAGCTACATGCTGATGGACCAGTTGGGCGTAGAAGCCACGCACGTGCCATACAAGGGCGCGGATGCGGTCAACGACCTGTTGGCCGGGCGTATCGATTTCATGTTCGCCACCATTCCGTCGGTGATCGGGCAGATACGCGCGGGCAAGCTGCGGCCGCTGGCGGTCAGCACGCTGCAGCGCTCGGCCACCCTGCCCGACCTGCCCACCATTGCCGAATCCGGCTATCCGGGTTTTGACGCCGGATCCTGGTTTGGCTTCTTCGCGCCCAAGGGCACGCCGCCCGCTGTGGTGACCACCATCAACCGCGAAGTCAACGCCGCGCTGCCGGGCTTGCAGACGCAGATGGTGAACGAAGGCGCCGAACCCGTGGGCGGCACGCCGGCGCAGTTCGCCACCTTCATCAAGCAGGAACACGACAAGTGGGCCGCGCTGGTGCGCAAGTTCCAACCCAACCCGAACTGA
- a CDS encoding imelysin family protein has product MRKLLLGAVLAAAVFGGTAHAAAEPRAVVATYSDLALAGYEDSLTAAKTLRTAINALIAKPSPDTLKAAREAWLAARVPYQQTEAYRFGNPIVDDWEGRVNAWPLDEGLIDYVDASYGTENDENAFYAVNVIANSKISVGGKTVDVSKITPQLLSEVLHEADGNEANVATGYHAIEFLLWGQDLNGSGPAPADRKGTPQERHSGDRPHTDFDPKQCTGGHCERRIEFLKAVTDLLVTDLEEMVGNWKKDGAARKAVEEDPKAGLIAMLTGLGSLSYGELAGERMKLGLMLHDPEEEHDCFSDNTHNSHYYDQIGIRNVYLGTYTRIDGKEVKGASLSELVKARDPKLDAEVRAKLDATVAAMQAMKTRAETVETYDQMIADGNKEGNAVVQAAIDGLVDQTRSLERVITLLELGKVAIEGSDSLDKPDAVFK; this is encoded by the coding sequence ATGCGCAAGTTGTTGTTGGGAGCGGTGCTGGCCGCGGCGGTATTCGGGGGAACGGCCCACGCGGCGGCAGAGCCTCGCGCCGTGGTCGCCACCTATTCGGATCTTGCGCTGGCGGGCTATGAAGACTCGCTGACCGCCGCCAAGACGCTGCGCACGGCCATCAACGCGCTGATCGCCAAGCCCAGCCCCGACACACTGAAGGCCGCGCGCGAAGCCTGGCTGGCCGCCCGCGTGCCGTACCAGCAAACCGAAGCGTATCGATTCGGCAACCCCATCGTTGACGACTGGGAAGGCCGCGTGAACGCCTGGCCGCTGGACGAAGGCCTGATCGACTATGTCGACGCCTCGTACGGCACCGAAAACGACGAAAACGCCTTCTACGCCGTCAACGTCATCGCCAATTCGAAGATCTCGGTGGGCGGCAAGACGGTGGACGTCAGCAAGATCACGCCGCAACTGCTGTCCGAAGTGCTGCACGAAGCCGACGGCAACGAGGCCAACGTGGCCACGGGTTATCACGCCATCGAATTCCTGCTTTGGGGCCAGGACCTGAACGGCTCCGGCCCCGCGCCGGCCGACCGCAAGGGCACGCCGCAAGAGCGTCATTCGGGCGACCGCCCGCACACGGATTTCGACCCCAAGCAGTGCACCGGCGGCCACTGCGAGCGCCGCATTGAATTCCTGAAGGCCGTGACGGATCTGCTGGTGACCGACCTGGAAGAAATGGTGGGTAACTGGAAGAAGGACGGCGCCGCGCGCAAGGCCGTCGAAGAAGATCCCAAGGCAGGGCTGATTGCCATGCTTACCGGCCTGGGCAGCCTGTCGTACGGCGAACTGGCCGGCGAACGCATGAAGCTGGGCCTGATGCTGCATGACCCCGAAGAAGAGCACGACTGCTTCTCGGACAACACCCACAATTCGCACTACTACGACCAGATCGGCATCCGCAATGTCTACCTGGGCACCTACACCCGCATCGACGGCAAAGAGGTCAAGGGCGCAAGCTTGTCCGAACTGGTCAAGGCGCGCGATCCGAAGCTGGATGCCGAAGTGCGCGCCAAGCTGGACGCCACCGTGGCCGCCATGCAGGCCATGAAGACCCGCGCTGAAACGGTCGAAACCTACGACCAGATGATTGCGGATGGCAACAAGGAAGGCAACGCCGTGGTGCAGGCCGCCATTGACGGCCTGGTGGACCAGACCCGCAGCCTGGAGCGCGTGATCACGCTGCTTGAGCTGGGCAAGGTTGCCATCGAAGGTTCCGACAGCCTGGACAAACCTGACGCCGTATTCAAGTGA
- a CDS encoding D-2-hydroxyacid dehydrogenase gives MPQEEIRILCSPAEADTLRHALPAGDGQRFTLCHPQAGQPCDAQVAFVSRDITGESTKFQITPDTARYYDALRDAPALQWVHVHSAGADREIYQHLHARGVAITTSQGASDAVVAQTAIGGVLALARRLPLLAADQRARAWRPLLGARTPRDLAGQHAVVVGWGAIGQRIGALLRALGLTLTVVRHSATPVADARHTATYDALAGLLPQADWLVLACPLTSATRGLVDRRALAALPAHASVINVARGHVIDEPALIDALSAGRLGGAFLDVFQQEPLPPESPLWGLDNVIVTPHSAGFSDGNSARVRTLFLNNLQRWAGGEPLANRLLG, from the coding sequence ATGCCGCAAGAAGAAATCCGCATCCTGTGTTCGCCCGCCGAGGCGGACACCTTGCGCCACGCGCTGCCCGCCGGTGACGGGCAGCGCTTTACGCTGTGCCACCCGCAAGCGGGCCAGCCCTGCGATGCGCAGGTGGCCTTTGTGTCGCGCGATATCACGGGTGAATCGACCAAGTTTCAGATCACGCCCGACACGGCGCGGTACTACGACGCGCTGCGCGATGCGCCCGCGCTGCAATGGGTGCATGTGCATTCGGCCGGCGCGGACCGCGAGATCTATCAACATCTGCACGCGCGCGGCGTGGCCATCACCACGTCGCAAGGCGCCAGCGACGCGGTGGTGGCGCAAACCGCCATAGGCGGCGTGCTGGCCCTGGCGCGCCGCCTGCCCTTGTTGGCGGCCGACCAACGCGCACGCGCCTGGCGGCCGCTGTTGGGCGCACGCACGCCGCGCGACCTGGCGGGACAGCACGCGGTGGTGGTGGGCTGGGGCGCCATCGGCCAGCGCATTGGCGCCTTGCTGCGCGCGCTGGGCCTGACCCTGACGGTGGTGCGCCATTCCGCCACGCCCGTGGCAGATGCCCGCCACACCGCCACGTATGACGCGCTGGCCGGCCTGCTGCCCCAGGCAGACTGGCTGGTGCTGGCCTGTCCATTGACCTCGGCCACGCGCGGGCTGGTCGACCGCCGTGCGCTGGCTGCCCTCCCCGCGCACGCATCGGTCATCAACGTGGCGCGCGGCCATGTCATCGACGAGCCCGCGCTGATCGACGCGCTGTCGGCGGGCCGCTTGGGCGGTGCGTTCCTGGACGTCTTTCAGCAAGAGCCGCTGCCACCGGAATCCCCGCTATGGGGGTTGGACAATGTCATCGTGACGCCGCACAGCGCCGGCTTTTCGGACGGCAACAGCGCCCGCGTGCGCACGCTGTTCCTGAATAACCTGCAACGCTGGGCTGGCGGCGAGCCGCTGGCGAACCGGCTGCTGGGCTGA
- a CDS encoding ABC transporter substrate-binding protein has translation MINRNAPFAFNATRRRLIQGAAMGAATLAAPAIVRAQSGPVIRIGFWPVAAGLPFYAAVEKGYFKEAGLNVEPLKFAGAQQVMEAMLAGRADGSANGTGSANLAIGEIASPGLFKIFASNPSNAKNVLDEFIVAKDSPIKSIADLKGKKVGSGPGIQNATLAKAVLERAGATGATVVELAISQHVAAVAAGQLDACYTLEPTGTVGRLNGTTRVLETGVIAKYVLGDPMAPWFGGSASLTTAFLKKHPEESKKFIAAYARGIELIRTKPAEARPFMKGYTAIEGPMTEEVPLAAYTLYNEFTPSDIQYFQKFFDLFTDKGIFAQKVDVSSMLYKG, from the coding sequence ATGATCAACCGCAATGCGCCCTTTGCTTTCAACGCCACCCGCCGCCGCCTGATCCAGGGCGCCGCCATGGGCGCCGCGACGCTGGCCGCGCCCGCGATCGTGCGCGCGCAGTCGGGTCCGGTGATCCGCATCGGCTTCTGGCCCGTTGCCGCCGGCCTGCCGTTCTACGCAGCGGTTGAAAAAGGCTATTTCAAGGAAGCCGGCCTGAACGTCGAACCGCTGAAGTTCGCGGGCGCGCAGCAGGTCATGGAAGCCATGCTGGCCGGCCGCGCGGACGGCAGCGCCAACGGCACGGGATCGGCCAATCTAGCCATCGGCGAAATCGCCTCGCCCGGCCTGTTCAAGATTTTTGCGTCCAACCCCAGCAACGCCAAGAACGTGCTGGATGAGTTCATCGTCGCGAAAGACAGTCCCATCAAATCCATAGCAGACCTCAAGGGGAAAAAGGTCGGATCTGGACCCGGCATCCAGAACGCCACGCTGGCCAAAGCAGTACTGGAGCGCGCCGGCGCAACCGGAGCAACCGTGGTCGAGTTGGCAATCAGCCAGCACGTGGCCGCGGTTGCCGCCGGCCAGTTGGATGCGTGCTACACGCTGGAACCCACGGGCACGGTGGGCCGCCTGAACGGCACCACCCGCGTGCTGGAAACCGGCGTGATCGCCAAGTACGTGTTGGGCGATCCCATGGCGCCGTGGTTCGGCGGCTCGGCCTCGCTGACCACCGCCTTCCTGAAAAAGCATCCCGAGGAAAGCAAGAAATTCATCGCGGCCTATGCGCGCGGCATTGAACTGATCCGCACCAAGCCCGCCGAGGCGCGCCCCTTCATGAAGGGCTACACCGCCATCGAAGGCCCCATGACCGAAGAAGTGCCGCTGGCCGCCTACACGCTCTACAACGAGTTCACGCCGAGCGACATCCAGTACTTCCAGAAGTTCTTCGACCTGTTCACCGACAAGGGCATCTTCGCGCAAAAGGTCGACGTGTCGTCCATGCTTTACAAGGGTTGA
- a CDS encoding class II aldolase/adducin family protein, which produces MRPHCSEQEWQARVDLAACYRLVEHYGMADMMANHISSRVPGEDNAFLINPYGMMYEEITASSLIKVDLDGTILAKPDFGDLDYGINKAGYVIHSAVHAARHDVDCVIHTHSWASMAVASLDCGLLPLTQTAMRFLKIGYHDYEGVVLDLQEQESLLRDLGQGEALILRNHGALTVGRTVGEAFNWMHRLELACRAQLAAMATGSPLRAVSPAVLEETWNNYQPGTRRPYGVMEWPALLRKLDRMDPSFRS; this is translated from the coding sequence ATGCGGCCGCACTGTTCCGAACAGGAATGGCAGGCCCGCGTCGACCTCGCCGCCTGTTACCGGCTGGTCGAACACTACGGCATGGCCGACATGATGGCCAACCACATCTCGTCGCGCGTGCCAGGCGAAGACAACGCCTTCCTGATCAACCCCTACGGGATGATGTACGAAGAGATCACGGCGTCCAGCCTGATCAAGGTAGACCTGGACGGCACCATCCTGGCCAAGCCCGATTTCGGCGACCTGGACTACGGCATCAACAAGGCCGGCTACGTGATCCACAGCGCCGTGCACGCCGCGCGCCATGACGTGGACTGCGTGATCCACACGCATAGCTGGGCGTCCATGGCTGTGGCCTCGCTGGACTGCGGCCTGCTGCCGCTGACCCAGACCGCCATGCGTTTCCTGAAGATCGGCTATCACGACTACGAGGGCGTGGTGCTGGACCTGCAAGAGCAGGAATCGCTCTTGCGCGACCTGGGCCAGGGCGAGGCGCTGATCCTGCGCAACCATGGCGCGCTGACCGTGGGCCGCACGGTGGGCGAGGCCTTCAACTGGATGCACCGCCTGGAACTGGCCTGTCGCGCGCAACTGGCGGCCATGGCCACGGGCTCGCCCCTGCGCGCCGTCAGCCCGGCCGTGCTGGAAGAAACCTGGAACAACTATCAGCCCGGCACACGGCGCCCTTACGGCGTCATGGAATGGCCTGCCCTGCTGCGCAAGCTGGACCGCATGGACCCGAGCTTCCGAAGCTGA
- a CDS encoding DUF1513 domain-containing protein — protein sequence MVIDRRRFLSMAVALGLSPAAARAALPADGGPLYLSARKRGGRDEAVLLDEAGHDRLVVPMPARGHSFAIDSANQRAVVFGRQPGFFAVAFSLGEGGEPQALPVPEERHFFGHGAFVDGGRLLAATENDFEAGRGVLGIYDASPGGAWRRVGEFDAGGIGPHEVVLMPDGKTLCVANGGILTHPDYGKLELNLDTMRPSLAYIDAASGQLLEKVELAPALHRLSIRHLALAGDGCVWFGCQYMGPAADRPALVGRHRRGAPLELFEGPAETLRNMRNYVGSVSVDAGGGIVATSSPVGGQVIYWDAASGRCLGTTHLADGCGVAPARQAGFLVSSGLGAMLRTDAAGHETPVLPPSRELSWDNHFRIVPA from the coding sequence ATGGTGATTGACCGCCGCCGCTTCCTGTCGATGGCCGTGGCGTTGGGCCTGTCGCCCGCCGCCGCGAGGGCGGCGCTGCCCGCCGACGGCGGCCCTCTGTACCTGAGCGCGCGCAAGCGTGGCGGGCGCGACGAAGCCGTGCTGCTGGACGAGGCCGGGCACGACCGCCTGGTGGTGCCGATGCCCGCGCGCGGCCACAGCTTTGCCATTGATTCCGCGAACCAGCGCGCCGTGGTGTTTGGCCGTCAACCGGGGTTTTTCGCCGTGGCGTTTTCGCTGGGCGAGGGCGGCGAGCCCCAGGCGCTGCCGGTGCCCGAGGAACGCCACTTCTTTGGCCACGGTGCATTCGTGGATGGCGGGCGGCTGCTGGCCGCCACGGAAAATGACTTCGAGGCCGGGCGCGGCGTGCTTGGCATCTACGATGCTTCGCCGGGCGGGGCATGGCGGCGCGTCGGCGAATTCGACGCCGGCGGCATCGGCCCGCACGAAGTCGTGCTGATGCCCGACGGCAAGACGCTGTGCGTGGCCAACGGCGGCATCCTGACGCATCCCGACTACGGCAAGCTGGAACTCAACCTGGATACGATGCGGCCGTCGCTGGCCTACATCGATGCTGCCAGTGGCCAACTGCTGGAAAAAGTGGAGTTGGCGCCCGCGCTGCATCGCTTGTCGATCCGGCATCTGGCGCTGGCGGGCGACGGTTGTGTGTGGTTCGGCTGCCAATACATGGGGCCGGCCGCCGACCGGCCCGCGCTGGTGGGACGGCATCGCCGAGGCGCGCCGCTGGAACTGTTCGAAGGGCCGGCCGAGACGCTGCGCAACATGCGCAACTACGTGGGCTCGGTGTCGGTGGACGCGGGCGGCGGCATCGTGGCCACGTCCAGTCCGGTGGGTGGGCAGGTGATCTATTGGGACGCCGCCAGCGGCCGCTGCCTGGGCACCACGCATCTGGCCGACGGCTGCGGCGTGGCGCCGGCGCGGCAAGCCGGCTTTCTGGTCAGCAGCGGCCTGGGCGCCATGCTGCGTACCGATGCCGCGGGCCACGAAACGCCCGTGCTGCCGCCGTCACGCGAGCTGTCCTGGGACAATCATTTCCGCATCGTGCCGGCTTGA
- a CDS encoding LysR family transcriptional regulator translates to MELRQLRYFVRVAELGSIGRAARDLGVVASALSQQISRLESELATRLLMRTHTGVVATAAGTAFLRQARLTLRHADNAVAAAREARLAGMVSVGFAPTTASLLAKPFYAAMAERYPNVRLHLVEGLSGNLGEQLGSRRLDLAVLFQNDSGQGRSAIPVLDERLFLLARRGMYALPDGEPTTIAELAGLPLAVTSKAHGLRAWVEAAFERAGIEPWVAVEVDGLTTLMDLVQANPIATIQPGAAVARAEAGLLNMHPIDDPFLYRRNAVYCIDEEELSPAALAARVVLVDVMRAQVRHGAWPGATLLDS, encoded by the coding sequence ATGGAACTTCGACAACTCCGCTATTTCGTCCGGGTGGCCGAACTGGGCAGCATCGGCCGCGCGGCGCGTGACCTGGGCGTGGTCGCCTCGGCGCTGAGCCAGCAGATCAGCCGCTTGGAAAGCGAGCTGGCGACGCGGCTGCTGATGCGCACGCACACCGGTGTGGTGGCCACCGCCGCCGGCACTGCCTTCCTGCGGCAGGCGCGCTTGACGCTGCGGCACGCGGACAACGCCGTGGCCGCCGCGCGCGAGGCCCGGCTGGCCGGCATGGTCAGCGTGGGCTTCGCGCCCACCACTGCGTCACTGCTGGCCAAACCGTTCTACGCGGCCATGGCCGAGCGCTATCCCAATGTGCGGCTGCATCTGGTGGAAGGCTTGTCGGGCAACCTGGGCGAACAGTTGGGCAGCCGCCGCCTGGACCTGGCCGTGCTGTTTCAGAACGACAGCGGCCAGGGGCGCAGCGCCATCCCCGTGTTGGATGAACGATTGTTCCTGCTGGCCCGGCGCGGCATGTATGCGCTGCCCGATGGCGAGCCCACCACCATTGCCGAATTGGCGGGCCTGCCGCTGGCGGTGACCAGCAAGGCGCACGGCCTGCGCGCCTGGGTCGAGGCCGCCTTCGAACGCGCGGGCATCGAACCCTGGGTCGCGGTCGAGGTAGACGGCCTGACGACCTTGATGGATCTGGTGCAGGCCAACCCCATCGCCACCATCCAGCCCGGCGCGGCGGTCGCGCGGGCCGAGGCCGGCCTCTTGAACATGCACCCCATCGACGACCCCTTCCTGTACCGGCGCAACGCCGTCTACTGCATCGACGAAGAGGAATTGTCGCCGGCCGCGCTGGCTGCCCGCGTGGTGCTGGTGGACGTGATGCGTGCCCAGGTGCGGCATGGCGCCTGGCCCGGCGCCACCCTTCTGGATTCGTGA
- a CDS encoding imelysin family protein — protein MFKHAVAAVLVSAASLAAPTAAQAQSQAESQAALPADLGERLARDYARPAVGKMADAAAALDGALGGWCAKPDAAGAARVGEAFSQLALAWSGVEILRFGPLVQANRFERLAFWPDTRGVMPRQVQQLIAAKDEALLAPGALAGRSVAVQGLPALEYVLYGDPGLLKEGRQSAQSATPAFAYACGYARALAANVTTISRDVAQAWSAQGDFGRQFSKPLPANDLYRNPQEVAAEAMKALSTGLQFARDVKILPVLGESPDAARPKRAAFWRSGLSTRLLAANLDGLQAFYQAGAYPLPAGEEWMDGSVRGELQAAAQTVQAVPAPLDAALQDEEGRRLLLLASLTIKNAKDIIDQNLAPALGVTIGFNALDGD, from the coding sequence ATGTTCAAGCATGCCGTGGCCGCCGTGCTGGTGTCGGCGGCATCGTTGGCAGCACCAACGGCCGCGCAAGCTCAGTCGCAAGCCGAGTCTCAAGCTGCGTTGCCGGCTGACCTGGGCGAACGGCTGGCACGGGATTACGCGCGTCCGGCCGTGGGCAAGATGGCGGATGCCGCCGCCGCGTTGGACGGCGCGCTGGGTGGCTGGTGCGCCAAGCCGGATGCGGCGGGCGCCGCGCGTGTGGGCGAGGCGTTCTCGCAGTTGGCGCTGGCCTGGTCGGGCGTCGAAATCCTGCGCTTCGGGCCGCTGGTGCAGGCCAACCGCTTTGAGCGGCTGGCCTTCTGGCCCGACACGCGCGGCGTGATGCCCCGGCAAGTGCAGCAACTGATCGCCGCCAAGGACGAAGCCTTGCTGGCGCCCGGCGCGTTGGCCGGCCGCAGCGTGGCGGTGCAGGGGCTGCCCGCCTTGGAATATGTGTTGTACGGCGACCCGGGGCTGCTGAAGGAAGGCAGGCAAAGTGCGCAGAGCGCCACGCCCGCCTTCGCCTACGCGTGCGGCTATGCGCGCGCGCTAGCCGCCAACGTCACCACGATATCGCGCGATGTGGCGCAGGCCTGGAGCGCGCAGGGCGATTTTGGCCGCCAGTTCTCCAAGCCGCTGCCGGCCAACGACCTGTACCGCAATCCGCAGGAAGTGGCGGCCGAAGCCATGAAGGCCTTGTCGACCGGCTTGCAGTTTGCGCGCGACGTGAAGATCCTGCCGGTGTTGGGCGAATCGCCCGATGCCGCGCGGCCCAAGCGCGCGGCATTCTGGCGCAGCGGACTGTCCACGCGCCTCTTGGCCGCGAACCTGGACGGCTTGCAGGCGTTCTACCAGGCCGGCGCCTACCCCTTGCCGGCGGGCGAGGAGTGGATGGACGGCTCGGTGCGAGGCGAATTGCAGGCCGCCGCGCAAACCGTGCAAGCCGTGCCGGCGCCGCTGGATGCGGCGTTGCAAGATGAAGAGGGCCGCCGCCTGTTGCTGCTGGCGTCCCTGACCATCAAGAACGCCAAGGACATCATCGACCAGAACCTGGCGCCCGCCTTGGGCGTCACCATCGGATTCAATGCGCTTGATGGTGATTGA